From one Melioribacteraceae bacterium genomic stretch:
- a CDS encoding carboxymuconolactone decarboxylase family protein yields the protein MSELPKPFKKFTEDYPKVVDAYEKLGAEVHGAGPINDKNRSLIKLAIAVGARMEGAVHSHTRKALEAGCTKEEIKHAVLLALPTIGLPNMMAAMTWVNDILES from the coding sequence ATGAGTGAATTACCAAAACCATTTAAGAAGTTCACAGAAGATTATCCAAAGGTAGTCGATGCATACGAAAAATTAGGAGCAGAAGTACATGGAGCAGGACCAATTAACGATAAAAACCGTTCATTAATTAAACTTGCTATCGCCGTTGGTGCTAGAATGGAAGGAGCCGTTCATTCTCATACCAGGAAAGCTCTTGAAGCCGGATGCACAAAAGAAGAAATTAAACATGCAGTTCTTTTAGCGCTTCCAACCATTGGTCTGCCGAATATGATGGCTGCAATGACTTGGGTTAACGATATTTTAGAATCGTAA